The Porphyrobacter sp. HT-58-2 genome has a window encoding:
- a CDS encoding TrmH family RNA methyltransferase, with protein MRKHITGFSNPTVKYLRSLRDKKHRKRAGQFLVEGLRLLEDARASGRVPRTLVMAEGREHPLLARLEADVMAAGGEVIATTPDILSKITGKENTQSVAGVFDEWDTSLAQLDRTAAPIWLVAQALRDPGNLGTMLRTCDAVGAGGLILIDDCADPFSAEAVRASMGAVFTVGLAQARWEEFLPWLRAAAGQLVAASLRDAVPYRGAPYQAPCFILVGNESQGLPEDYEMACDLRVTMPMKGRADSLNAAVAGAVLAYEVLAAVDQST; from the coding sequence ATGCGCAAGCACATCACCGGCTTTTCCAACCCGACCGTCAAGTACCTGCGGAGCTTGCGGGACAAGAAGCATCGCAAGCGCGCGGGGCAATTCCTGGTCGAGGGGCTACGGCTGCTCGAGGACGCGCGCGCCTCGGGCCGGGTGCCGCGCACACTGGTGATGGCCGAGGGCCGCGAGCATCCCTTGCTCGCGCGGCTTGAGGCTGACGTCATGGCGGCGGGCGGCGAGGTGATCGCGACCACGCCGGATATCCTCTCCAAGATTACCGGCAAGGAAAACACCCAGAGCGTCGCGGGCGTGTTTGACGAATGGGACACGTCGCTTGCACAGCTGGACCGGACAGCCGCGCCGATCTGGCTGGTGGCGCAGGCGCTGCGCGATCCGGGCAATCTCGGCACGATGTTGCGCACTTGCGATGCGGTGGGCGCGGGCGGACTGATCCTGATCGACGATTGCGCCGATCCCTTCAGCGCCGAAGCGGTGCGCGCGAGCATGGGCGCGGTGTTCACCGTGGGCCTTGCGCAGGCGCGGTGGGAGGAATTCCTGCCGTGGCTGCGCGCCGCAGCGGGCCAACTGGTCGCAGCCAGCTTGCGCGATGCGGTGCCCTATCGCGGCGCGCCCTATCAGGCGCCGTGCTTCATTCTGGTGGGCAATGAATCGCAAGGCCTTCCCGAGGATTACGAGATGGCCTGCGACCTGCGCGTGACCATGCCGATGAAGGGCCGTGCAGATTCGCTCAACGCCGCCGTCGCGGGGGCGGTGCTGGCCTACGAAGTGCTGGCCGCAGTGGACCAATCCACTTGA
- a CDS encoding HPr family phosphocarrier protein: MGEARKTVTIVNRRGLHARASAKFVGVVAALPAGVSVTVTKAPNSAAGGSILGLMMLGAAKGDTIELLVEGENADHVLAELAALVENGFGED; the protein is encoded by the coding sequence GTGGGGGAAGCGCGCAAGACTGTCACCATCGTCAACCGCCGCGGGCTGCACGCGCGGGCGAGTGCGAAATTCGTCGGCGTGGTAGCGGCCCTGCCCGCTGGCGTCAGCGTGACTGTGACAAAGGCGCCCAATAGCGCCGCAGGCGGATCGATCCTCGGTCTGATGATGCTGGGCGCGGCCAAGGGCGATACCATCGAACTGCTGGTCGAAGGCGAGAACGCCGATCACGTGCTGGCCGAACTGGCCGCGCTGGTCGAAAACGGCTTCGGCGAGGATTGA
- a CDS encoding PTS sugar transporter subunit IIA, giving the protein MIGLILVTHGRLADQFVEAMEHVVGPQDGIVTVCIGPNDDMEQRRADIAGAIEAVDSGKGVIILTDLFGGTPSNLAISLLDAGQVEVIAGINLPMLIRLAGARKSMDVTAAVHAAQTAGRNYITIASELLGQDSAPPARAKA; this is encoded by the coding sequence ATGATCGGCTTGATCCTGGTTACTCACGGTCGCCTCGCCGACCAATTCGTCGAGGCGATGGAACACGTTGTCGGCCCGCAGGACGGGATTGTCACCGTGTGCATCGGCCCCAATGATGACATGGAGCAGCGCCGCGCCGACATCGCAGGGGCCATCGAGGCGGTCGATTCAGGCAAGGGCGTCATCATCCTCACCGATCTTTTCGGCGGCACCCCGTCAAACCTCGCGATCTCGCTGCTCGATGCCGGACAGGTCGAGGTCATCGCGGGGATCAACCTGCCGATGCTGATCCGCCTTGCAGGTGCGCGCAAATCGATGGACGTGACCGCCGCTGTCCACGCCGCGCAGACCGCCGGTCGCAACTACATCACTATCGCCAGCGAGCTGCTGGGGCAGGATTCCGCTCCGCCAGCGCGAGCCAAGGCCTGA
- the rapZ gene encoding RNase adapter RapZ, which yields MTENPNPESDTVAPRQLLLVTGLAGAGKSTTLDVLEDLGWETIDNFPVRMLKRLVSMPDETRGPLAIGFDSRTRGFVPADIIGLVKELSQQPGIALTFLFLDCAGGELERRFNETRRRHPMADGRPVMEGIAAERELLEPLRRWAEVMIDTTAMTSNDLQGRIRELFGPTSGTSPMTLTLSSFGFARGMPPLADLVFDMRFLDNPHWVPGLREQTGQDAAVGDHIRRDPAFADAFARIRDLLLMLLPRYAAQGKPYVHVAFGCTGGRHRSVFTAEQMAESLRAAGFSPTVRHRNLGSRAADAIEGDRR from the coding sequence ATGACCGAGAACCCCAACCCCGAATCGGACACTGTCGCACCCCGCCAATTGCTGCTCGTCACCGGGCTGGCCGGCGCGGGCAAATCGACCACGCTCGACGTGCTGGAGGATCTCGGCTGGGAGACGATCGACAACTTCCCGGTACGGATGCTGAAGCGATTGGTCTCGATGCCCGACGAGACGCGCGGGCCGCTGGCGATCGGGTTCGATTCGCGCACCCGCGGCTTCGTCCCGGCTGACATCATCGGGCTGGTCAAGGAACTCAGCCAGCAGCCCGGCATCGCGCTGACCTTCCTGTTTCTCGACTGCGCCGGGGGAGAGCTCGAACGGCGCTTCAACGAAACCCGCCGCCGTCATCCCATGGCCGATGGCCGCCCGGTGATGGAGGGCATCGCCGCCGAACGCGAATTGCTCGAGCCACTCAGGCGCTGGGCCGAGGTGATGATCGACACCACGGCGATGACAAGCAATGATCTGCAAGGGCGCATCCGCGAACTGTTCGGCCCCACCAGCGGCACCTCCCCCATGACGCTGACCTTGTCGAGCTTCGGCTTTGCGCGAGGGATGCCGCCGCTCGCCGATCTGGTGTTCGACATGCGCTTTCTCGACAATCCGCATTGGGTACCGGGCTTGCGTGAGCAGACCGGGCAGGATGCAGCCGTGGGCGATCACATCAGGCGTGATCCGGCTTTTGCCGATGCCTTTGCGCGCATCCGCGACCTGCTGCTGATGCTGCTTCCGCGCTATGCTGCCCAGGGCAAGCCCTATGTCCACGTTGCCTTCGGCTGTACCGGTGGGAGACATCGTTCGGTCTTCACTGCTGAACAAATGGCAGAAAGCTTGCGCGCTGCCGGTTTTTCGCCCACTGTCCGCCATCGCAACCTGGGCTCACGCGCCGCAGACGCCATCGAAGGAGACCGGCGCTAG
- a CDS encoding HPr kinase/phosphorylase — translation MSGIVYPASAVAIDGGALLIEGPPGSGKSSLALALIEHGARLIGDDAVTLTAQNDCLIASAPPNIAGLLEVRGVGLAKFPLAASVPVALILTLGGPLPDRLPHAPLPRRVIAGVAVPVLDFDPGSIAPAARAAWALRLHGLAIKPTSLCAPDGQDNPR, via the coding sequence GTGAGCGGCATCGTGTATCCGGCCAGCGCCGTCGCCATCGATGGAGGCGCGCTGCTGATCGAAGGCCCGCCCGGAAGCGGAAAATCGAGCCTTGCCCTCGCCCTGATTGAGCACGGTGCGCGTCTGATCGGCGATGATGCTGTGACGCTGACCGCGCAGAATGATTGTCTGATCGCCAGCGCGCCGCCCAATATCGCAGGCCTTCTCGAAGTGCGCGGGGTGGGCCTTGCAAAGTTTCCGCTGGCCGCGTCCGTCCCGGTTGCGCTGATCCTCACGCTGGGCGGCCCGCTGCCCGACCGGCTGCCTCACGCGCCGCTGCCCAGACGCGTGATTGCAGGTGTGGCGGTGCCTGTTCTGGACTTCGATCCCGGCTCCATCGCCCCAGCAGCGCGCGCGGCATGGGCGCTGCGGCTGCATGGCCTCGCAATCAAACCGACTTCCCTTTGCGCGCCCGACGGGCAAGATAATCCGCGATGA
- a CDS encoding sensor histidine kinase has product MADPQRRANGGEQLSATGRFALTGRILAVNILPLLVLGGGLFYLDSYRTQLINERFKLARIEAQITAEALAGATRQRQEALLVQIGKEQRMRLRMFDAEGRLTADSFALADPAFRFNDISDDDWEQRFARWLDRTVDTIVAAEPVQDYVEPEAQEADAWPELARARELGLSQVRLYDWSDGTPVITAAAPVGLQGATLLTVRNAVDITESVRAARSTLFFAMLMVMAASALLSLFLARTIVTPLRLLARAAVRVRQGREREVEVPRLPQRSDEIGLLARAVSDMTGALRQRIDAVDSFAADVAHEIKNPLASLRNAIDTLPRVDDPALRQELIGIAAHDVRRIDRLVTEISAASRVDAEISRATLERVDLASLFANLISSRDDRGMNGGRQLVLDAAPGAHRVMGVPTQLERVAENLIDNAVSFSPEHGTVNITIRRAGAQIITEVCDEGPGIAPERREDVFRRFHSDRPEGESFGNHSGLGLAIGRAIAEAHDGTLTAEARADGAPGACLRLALPAAA; this is encoded by the coding sequence ATGGCTGATCCGCAGCGACGCGCAAACGGCGGCGAGCAGCTGAGCGCCACCGGGCGTTTTGCGCTGACGGGCCGGATCCTGGCGGTCAACATCCTGCCGCTGCTGGTGCTGGGCGGCGGTCTGTTCTATCTCGACAGCTATCGCACGCAGCTGATCAACGAACGCTTCAAGCTCGCCCGGATCGAGGCGCAGATCACGGCCGAGGCGCTGGCCGGCGCGACCCGCCAGCGGCAGGAGGCGCTGCTGGTGCAGATCGGCAAGGAACAGCGCATGCGCCTCAGAATGTTCGACGCCGAAGGGCGGCTGACGGCAGACAGCTTCGCGCTGGCCGATCCTGCGTTCCGCTTCAACGATATCTCCGACGACGACTGGGAGCAGCGGTTCGCGCGCTGGCTTGACCGAACAGTGGACACCATCGTCGCTGCCGAACCAGTGCAGGACTATGTCGAGCCCGAGGCGCAGGAAGCCGATGCCTGGCCCGAACTTGCGCGCGCGCGCGAACTCGGCCTGTCCCAGGTGCGCCTTTACGACTGGAGCGACGGTACGCCGGTCATCACCGCGGCAGCGCCAGTCGGCCTGCAAGGGGCAACATTGCTGACCGTGCGCAATGCGGTCGACATCACCGAAAGCGTACGCGCTGCGCGTTCCACATTGTTTTTCGCGATGCTGATGGTGATGGCCGCATCGGCGCTGCTGTCGCTGTTCCTCGCCCGCACCATCGTCACGCCACTGCGGCTGCTGGCACGCGCCGCAGTGCGGGTGCGGCAAGGGCGTGAGCGGGAAGTCGAAGTACCGCGCCTGCCCCAGCGCAGCGACGAGATCGGCCTGCTCGCCCGCGCGGTTTCGGACATGACCGGCGCGCTGCGTCAGCGGATCGACGCGGTCGACAGCTTCGCCGCGGACGTTGCGCACGAGATCAAGAACCCGCTGGCTTCCCTGCGCAACGCCATAGACACTCTGCCGCGCGTCGACGATCCGGCGCTGCGGCAGGAACTGATCGGGATTGCCGCCCATGACGTGCGCAGGATCGACCGGCTGGTGACCGAGATTTCCGCGGCCAGCCGGGTCGATGCCGAAATCAGCCGCGCCACGCTGGAACGGGTCGATCTGGCGAGTCTGTTCGCCAACCTGATCAGCAGCCGTGACGATCGCGGAATGAACGGCGGGCGGCAGCTGGTGCTGGACGCTGCCCCGGGCGCACACCGGGTGATGGGGGTGCCGACGCAACTGGAACGGGTCGCGGAAAACCTCATCGACAACGCCGTATCCTTCTCGCCCGAGCATGGCACCGTCAACATCACGATCCGGCGGGCTGGAGCCCAGATCATCACCGAAGTCTGCGACGAAGGCCCCGGCATCGCCCCCGAACGGCGCGAAGACGTGTTCCGTCGCTTTCATTCCGACCGGCCCGAAGGGGAAAGCTTCGGCAACCACTCCGGTCTCGGCCTTGCCATCGGCCGCGCCATTGCCGAAGCGCACGATGGCACGCTGACGGCCGAGGCCCGCGCCGATGGAGCGCCCGGCGCCTGCCTGCGCCTTGCTCTGCCGGCCGCAGCGTGA
- a CDS encoding response regulator transcription factor: MSDDTTDPALSAAPVAAGDAASGEARKLQIALVDDDRNILTTVSIALQAEGFATRLYSDGETALKALLDNPPDLAVFDIKMPKMDGMELLRRLRAESSLPVIFLTSKDDESDEEAGLQLGADDYIAKPFSLRLLIARIRAILRRAEPMTTGAGTSAPADPTPATLTRGRLFMDPARHQVTWQGEAVSLTVTEFLILEALAIRPGVIKSRNQLMDAAYPDDVFVDDRTVDSHIKRMRRKFKLVDPGFDAIDTLYGAGYSFTDG, from the coding sequence ATGTCCGACGACACCACCGACCCTGCCCTGTCCGCCGCGCCGGTGGCGGCTGGCGATGCAGCCTCTGGCGAGGCGCGCAAGCTCCAGATCGCATTGGTTGACGATGATCGCAACATCTTGACCACCGTTTCTATCGCGCTTCAGGCTGAAGGCTTTGCCACACGGCTGTATTCCGATGGCGAAACGGCGCTGAAGGCACTGCTCGACAACCCGCCTGACCTCGCCGTGTTCGACATCAAGATGCCCAAGATGGATGGCATGGAATTGCTGCGCCGGTTGCGTGCGGAGTCGTCGCTGCCGGTGATCTTCCTTACCAGCAAGGATGATGAAAGCGACGAGGAGGCCGGGCTCCAGCTGGGTGCGGATGATTACATCGCCAAGCCTTTTAGCCTGCGCCTGCTGATCGCCAGGATCCGCGCAATTCTGCGCCGGGCAGAGCCAATGACCACCGGCGCCGGCACCTCCGCTCCGGCAGACCCAACCCCCGCCACGCTGACGCGCGGCCGGTTGTTCATGGATCCGGCCCGCCATCAGGTGACCTGGCAAGGCGAGGCGGTGAGCCTCACCGTGACCGAATTCCTGATCCTCGAAGCGCTGGCGATCCGCCCCGGCGTCATCAAGAGCCGCAACCAGCTGATGGACGCCGCCTACCCCGATGATGTCTTCGTCGATGATCGCACCGTCGACAGCCACATCAAGCGGATGCGGCGCAAGTTCAAGCTGGTCGATCCGGGCTTCGATGCGATCGATACGCTCTATGGCGCGGGCTACAGCTTCACCGATGGCTGA
- a CDS encoding phosphoenolpyruvate carboxykinase codes for MTALATPLAAQNLKTNARIHANLGTSALVEHALKKGEGQLTKHGALLVDTGRFTGRSVKDKYIVRDAETENTINWGPINQPMSPEHFANLKADFLKELEGQEELYVADLFGGSQPEYRVNVRVINQLAWHNLFIRTLLVRPTADELASFVPEYTIINLPSFKADPERHGCRSDTVIAVSFTEKLILIGNTEYSGEMKKGVFGLLNYLLPAQGVMPMHCSANIGADGRSAIFFGLSGTGKTTLSADASRTLIGDDEHGWSDTAVFNFEGGCYAKMINLSAEGEPEIYATTQMFGTILENVTMDAGTRELDFTDGSKTENTRGAYPIEFIPNTSEKNLGPAPSNVIMLTADAFGVLPPIARLTPDQAMYYFLSGYTAKVAGTEIGVTEPEATFSTCFGAAFMPRHPSVYGNLLKERIGKGGAECWLVNTGWTGGKYGTGSRMPIKATRALLNAVLDGKMDAVEFRKDPNFGFEVPVFVPALADAGLDQTILDPRSTWADASEYDATAQKLVQLFIDNFAQFEAHVDEGVRQAAPAPVAA; via the coding sequence TTGACCGCCCTCGCAACCCCGCTGGCCGCCCAGAACCTCAAGACCAACGCGCGCATCCACGCCAACCTTGGCACTTCGGCGCTGGTCGAACACGCGCTGAAGAAGGGCGAGGGTCAGCTGACCAAGCACGGTGCGCTGCTGGTCGACACCGGGCGCTTCACCGGGCGCAGCGTCAAGGACAAGTACATCGTCCGTGACGCCGAGACCGAGAACACGATCAACTGGGGCCCGATCAACCAGCCGATGAGCCCTGAGCACTTCGCGAACCTCAAGGCGGACTTCCTGAAGGAACTCGAAGGGCAGGAAGAACTCTACGTCGCCGACCTGTTCGGAGGCTCGCAGCCCGAATATCGCGTCAACGTGCGTGTCATCAACCAGCTGGCCTGGCACAACCTGTTTATCCGCACGCTGCTGGTGCGCCCGACGGCGGATGAGCTGGCGAGCTTCGTCCCCGAATACACCATCATCAACCTGCCGAGCTTCAAGGCGGACCCGGAACGCCACGGCTGCCGCAGCGACACGGTGATCGCGGTGAGCTTCACCGAAAAGCTGATACTGATCGGCAACACCGAGTATTCGGGCGAGATGAAGAAGGGCGTGTTCGGCCTTCTCAACTACCTGCTGCCTGCGCAGGGCGTGATGCCGATGCATTGTTCGGCCAATATTGGTGCCGATGGCAGATCTGCGATCTTCTTCGGCCTGTCGGGTACCGGCAAGACCACGCTTTCGGCTGACGCCAGCCGCACCCTGATCGGCGATGACGAACATGGCTGGTCGGACACCGCGGTCTTCAACTTCGAAGGCGGCTGCTATGCCAAGATGATCAACCTTTCGGCCGAGGGCGAGCCGGAGATCTATGCCACCACGCAGATGTTCGGCACGATCCTCGAAAACGTGACGATGGACGCAGGCACGCGCGAGCTCGACTTCACCGACGGCAGCAAGACCGAGAACACCCGCGGCGCTTACCCGATCGAGTTCATCCCCAACACTTCGGAAAAGAACCTCGGCCCGGCACCGTCGAATGTGATCATGTTGACGGCGGACGCGTTCGGCGTCCTGCCTCCGATCGCGCGCCTGACCCCCGATCAGGCGATGTACTACTTCCTCAGCGGCTACACCGCCAAGGTTGCCGGCACCGAAATCGGCGTGACCGAGCCGGAAGCAACCTTCTCGACCTGCTTCGGCGCCGCCTTCATGCCGCGTCACCCGAGCGTTTATGGCAACCTCTTGAAGGAGCGCATCGGCAAGGGCGGCGCGGAGTGCTGGCTGGTCAACACCGGCTGGACCGGCGGCAAGTACGGCACCGGCAGCCGCATGCCGATCAAGGCGACACGCGCGCTGCTCAATGCCGTGCTCGACGGCAAGATGGACGCAGTGGAATTCCGCAAGGATCCCAATTTCGGCTTCGAGGTGCCGGTTTTCGTCCCCGCGCTGGCCGACGCGGGTCTCGACCAGACCATCCTCGATCCGCGCAGCACCTGGGCCGACGCGTCCGAATATGACGCGACCGCCCAGAAGCTTGTGCAACTGTTCATCGACAACTTCGCGCAGTTCGAAGCCCACGTCGATGAAGGCGTGCGTCAGGCTGCCCCGGCACCTGTCGCGGCCTGA
- a CDS encoding DUF885 domain-containing protein, translated as MREKFADFTRRQTLSVLGSASTLALVPAAARASNTPPVLSASGPIAGLAPDAALDAIAYRMLAHEPGRATGLGVDTGEYAAWRSTFGTPGEAGRQAYATSLKDMVAEVKAYPRDGLTSDQQIGFEVVETAFSRALEGMALPYGDVAVGSWRNAPYVVIQNVGGYIDMPRFFGSGQPLAQKDDLGPYLDRLIEVPAVLDGERERIRAARAMGVVPPAFLLDKAIAQMEASIAAADEAYVAPLAATSFTDSETAAAQASRITARGIVPALERQLAELKAQRAEANDSAGVWAQPMGEEYYGWALKASTTTNLSADEIHRQGLAELNELHGQMDPILRKIGYTKGSVGERMRGLAEDPRYKFAEGDPGRKEIFAFIDERLQWIRSQMPRAFTQLVNPRMEVVRLPLSEEPGAPGAYGGAGSKDGSIPGRFWINLRTTDLHRKYDLADLTFHEAIPGHVWEGEFSNRLPLIRSILAFNAFSEGWALYAEQIADELGAYKGFEVGRLGYLQSLAFRACRLVVDTGLHSKQWTREQGRQFFVERNGSKVEEVASEVDRYCSWPGQACGYKIGHSEILRQRERAKAELGRRYDFRAFNTALVLGGNAPLSVMANTVTRYIAGAKA; from the coding sequence ATGAGAGAGAAATTCGCCGATTTCACCCGCCGCCAGACCTTGTCGGTTCTGGGCAGCGCCTCCACTCTTGCCCTTGTTCCGGCCGCCGCGCGCGCCAGCAACACTCCCCCGGTGCTGTCCGCCAGCGGTCCGATTGCCGGGCTGGCACCGGACGCTGCGCTCGATGCAATCGCTTACCGGATGCTCGCCCATGAGCCGGGCCGTGCCACCGGCCTTGGGGTCGACACGGGGGAATATGCCGCATGGCGATCAACCTTCGGCACACCCGGAGAGGCCGGACGGCAGGCCTATGCCACCAGCCTGAAAGACATGGTCGCAGAGGTGAAGGCCTATCCCCGCGATGGCCTGACCAGCGATCAGCAGATCGGCTTCGAGGTGGTGGAGACCGCCTTCAGCCGCGCGCTGGAAGGCATGGCCCTGCCCTATGGCGATGTTGCCGTCGGCAGCTGGCGCAATGCGCCCTATGTCGTGATCCAGAATGTCGGCGGCTATATCGACATGCCGCGCTTCTTCGGTTCAGGTCAGCCACTCGCGCAGAAGGACGATCTCGGCCCCTATCTCGACCGGCTGATCGAAGTCCCCGCCGTTCTTGATGGCGAGCGGGAACGCATCCGCGCCGCGCGCGCAATGGGCGTGGTGCCGCCGGCCTTCCTGCTCGACAAGGCGATCGCGCAGATGGAAGCGAGCATCGCCGCAGCGGACGAGGCCTATGTCGCGCCGCTCGCTGCCACCAGCTTCACCGACAGCGAAACCGCCGCCGCGCAGGCGAGCCGCATCACCGCGCGCGGGATCGTCCCTGCCCTTGAACGGCAATTGGCCGAACTCAAGGCCCAGCGCGCTGAGGCCAATGATTCCGCCGGTGTCTGGGCGCAGCCGATGGGCGAGGAGTATTACGGCTGGGCGCTGAAGGCTTCGACCACCACCAATCTCTCAGCCGACGAAATCCACCGGCAGGGTCTGGCCGAACTCAACGAATTGCACGGCCAGATGGACCCGATCCTCAGGAAGATCGGCTATACCAAGGGCAGCGTCGGTGAACGGATGCGCGGGCTGGCAGAAGACCCGCGCTACAAGTTTGCCGAAGGCGATCCGGGCCGCAAGGAGATCTTCGCCTTCATCGACGAGCGCCTGCAATGGATCAGGTCACAGATGCCGCGCGCCTTCACCCAGCTGGTCAACCCGCGCATGGAGGTGGTGCGCCTGCCGCTCAGCGAAGAACCCGGCGCGCCCGGCGCTTATGGCGGCGCGGGGAGCAAGGATGGCAGCATTCCAGGGCGCTTCTGGATCAACCTGAGAACCACAGATCTGCACCGCAAGTATGATCTGGCCGACCTCACCTTCCACGAAGCCATCCCCGGCCATGTGTGGGAGGGCGAGTTTTCGAACCGCCTGCCGCTGATCCGCTCGATCCTCGCCTTCAACGCCTTTTCGGAAGGCTGGGCGCTCTATGCCGAACAGATCGCTGACGAACTGGGGGCTTACAAGGGCTTCGAGGTCGGACGGCTGGGCTATCTGCAAAGCCTGGCCTTCCGCGCCTGCCGTCTGGTGGTGGACACCGGCCTGCATTCCAAGCAGTGGACGCGCGAACAGGGCCGGCAATTCTTCGTCGAGCGCAACGGATCAAAGGTCGAGGAGGTCGCCAGCGAAGTCGATCGCTATTGCAGCTGGCCGGGGCAGGCCTGCGGCTACAAGATCGGCCATTCGGAAATCCTGCGCCAGCGTGAGCGGGCCAAGGCGGAACTGGGGCGCCGCTACGATTTCCGCGCCTTCAACACTGCGCTGGTGCTGGGCGGCAATGCGCCGCTGAGCGTGATGGCCAACACGGTGACCCGCTATATCGCCGGGGCCAAGGCCTGA
- a CDS encoding TonB family protein, whose product MTYASHTRRPNPAALAGALGIPAAVGTLLVVGLAVTATIAPEAPRLKGFTIKPLPVPPPPPEPVEPAAPTTNPAAPTAPITTLTPRPDMLPVDLGLNNPITVPINTGLPIGTGTGPVDFGVPQPAASASPFKPVGAKPRGNPGGWVRDSDYRSRWLREGMSGSASFTLAIDASGAVTGCTITRSTGHAALDAATCDLVTRRARFDAARDGTGKPVTGSYTGAITWRIPE is encoded by the coding sequence ATGACTTATGCCTCCCATACCCGCCGCCCCAACCCCGCCGCCCTTGCAGGGGCTCTCGGCATTCCCGCTGCGGTCGGCACTTTGCTGGTCGTTGGGCTTGCCGTGACCGCGACGATTGCACCCGAGGCACCGCGTCTCAAGGGCTTCACGATCAAGCCCCTGCCGGTGCCGCCGCCTCCGCCCGAACCGGTCGAACCCGCGGCCCCCACCACCAACCCGGCTGCGCCGACAGCGCCGATCACCACGCTCACCCCGCGTCCGGACATGCTCCCGGTCGATCTGGGGCTGAACAATCCGATCACCGTGCCCATCAACACCGGCCTGCCCATCGGCACCGGAACCGGCCCAGTCGATTTCGGCGTTCCTCAACCGGCCGCCTCGGCATCGCCGTTCAAGCCGGTCGGGGCCAAGCCGCGCGGCAATCCCGGCGGCTGGGTGCGGGACAGCGACTATCGTTCACGCTGGCTGCGCGAAGGGATGTCGGGCAGCGCAAGCTTCACCCTCGCCATCGACGCAAGCGGCGCGGTGACAGGTTGCACCATCACCCGCTCCACCGGCCATGCCGCACTTGATGCGGCGACCTGCGATCTGGTGACCAGGCGCGCCCGGTTCGACGCAGCGCGCGATGGCACCGGCAAGCCTGTGACAGGAAGCTACACCGGCGCAATCACCTGGAGAATACCGGAATAG
- a CDS encoding alpha/beta hydrolase, with product MPSVIFPGPEGRLEGRFSPPPRPRAPVAMILHPHPEGGGTMNDRIVQRLYKTFADRGFATLRFNFRGVGRSQGSFDSGIGELSDAASALDWVQSIHPEAQSTWIAGYSFGALIGMQLLMRRPEVRGFISVAPPANMYDFSFLAPCPASGIFVQGAADTVVQPNAVQKLVDKLRTQKHITIHHEEIPRANHFFENELEELMRSVDNYLDFRLSPDCPIK from the coding sequence ATGCCCTCAGTCATCTTTCCCGGCCCGGAAGGCCGTCTTGAAGGCCGTTTCTCCCCGCCCCCGCGCCCGCGTGCGCCGGTGGCGATGATCCTCCATCCGCACCCCGAAGGCGGCGGCACGATGAACGACCGGATCGTGCAGCGGCTCTACAAGACCTTTGCCGACCGCGGGTTCGCCACGCTGCGCTTCAACTTCCGCGGCGTGGGGCGTTCGCAGGGGAGCTTCGATTCCGGCATCGGCGAGCTGTCCGACGCGGCGAGCGCGCTCGATTGGGTGCAGTCGATCCATCCCGAAGCGCAGAGCACCTGGATCGCAGGCTACTCCTTCGGCGCGCTGATCGGGATGCAATTGCTGATGCGCCGCCCGGAAGTGCGCGGCTTCATCTCGGTCGCGCCGCCGGCCAATATGTATGACTTCAGCTTCCTCGCCCCCTGTCCGGCGAGCGGCATCTTCGTGCAGGGCGCGGCGGATACCGTGGTGCAGCCCAATGCGGTGCAGAAGCTGGTCGACAAGCTGCGCACCCAGAAGCACATCACCATCCACCACGAGGAAATCCCGCGCGCCAACCACTTCTTCGAGAACGAACTTGAGGAATTGATGCGCTCGGTCGATAACTATCTGGATTTCCGCCTGAGCCCGGACTGCCCGATCAAGTAA